A genome region from Rhizobium favelukesii includes the following:
- a CDS encoding recombinase family protein has product MAKASSAGAPALSRRLIGYARVSTDDLVNDAQVDALRAAGCERIHQEHGSGASRARPVLTKLLKDLAAGDVLVVVRLDRLARSVSHLLDVIEDLEKRGVHFRSLLDPIDTSTAQGMFSLQVLGAVAQLERALIAERTKSGMKAAKARGRLAGNPGLRERRPEAVRAVSAARRRAYLDELISSAQTWLPTVRQLRPRHSWDDVVRILNRRGHDWTVERLRRAVHRMVGEKLAEPELLSRSPRRPQEDYLMRLVAGIAIADPKLSIGEIAAHLDQMGERPPRGGRNWQPSSVRAFLDEARRFGLVRP; this is encoded by the coding sequence ATGGCAAAAGCTTCGAGCGCCGGCGCCCCCGCCCTGTCCCGGAGACTGATCGGTTATGCTCGCGTTTCGACCGACGATCTGGTGAATGACGCCCAAGTCGACGCCCTCCGAGCTGCGGGCTGCGAGCGGATACATCAGGAACATGGTTCCGGCGCGTCGCGCGCAAGGCCGGTCCTGACTAAACTGCTGAAGGATCTTGCCGCTGGTGACGTGCTCGTCGTAGTCCGTCTGGACCGCTTAGCCCGCTCGGTCAGCCATTTGCTTGACGTCATCGAAGACCTCGAGAAGCGAGGCGTGCATTTCCGCTCGCTCCTCGATCCGATCGACACCTCTACGGCCCAGGGGATGTTTTCCTTGCAGGTGCTTGGCGCCGTTGCCCAGCTCGAGCGAGCGCTTATCGCCGAGCGAACCAAGTCCGGCATGAAAGCCGCCAAGGCGCGTGGCAGGCTTGCCGGCAATCCGGGCCTTCGGGAACGAAGACCAGAAGCGGTCAGAGCGGTTTCTGCGGCGCGTAGGCGAGCCTATCTCGATGAGCTAATTTCGTCGGCGCAGACATGGCTACCAACGGTGCGGCAGTTGCGGCCGCGGCATAGTTGGGACGATGTCGTGCGGATTCTCAATCGCCGAGGTCACGACTGGACGGTAGAACGCTTGCGTCGGGCCGTTCATCGAATGGTGGGGGAGAAGCTTGCGGAACCAGAACTGTTAAGCAGATCTCCTCGACGGCCACAAGAGGACTATCTCATGCGGCTGGTCGCCGGGATCGCAATCGCCGATCCTAAACTGTCAATTGGCGAGATTGCTGCCCACTTGGACCAGATGGGAGAGCGACCCCCACGTGGGGGCCGGAATTGGCAGCCGTCCTCCGTCAGGGCGTTTTTGGATGAGGCCCGCCGCTTCGGCCTCGTTCGCCCCTGA